The sequence aatgtgccaaattcgAACACATTTCAAGTGTGAGATCTTGAGTTATTGGGCACTTGAGAGCTACTAgaataattattataataaaacCAACAATTCCAATAGGATTCCTTGTGACGGACAAATGCTAATAATGATGACATTATTAAAATATGATGCATGTCCCTCTTCCTTAACCAGGTGTCAATCCAAGCATTGACTACCCAAGGCTATACCGGGTGGGTGTGGAGTTATGGATGTACATGGGTCTGGCCTGGCTCTCTCTGTTCTTTAGCTGGAATGTCCATATGGTAGTGGAGGTCCACAAGGTCTTTaagaagaggaggcagagacacaGGCTCCCTCCGGACCAACGGCACCACCCCGAAAAGGACAAACAAATCACCCCCCTACAACGGCCCATGGCCATCGACATCtttaacttcctgtctgagagGGAAGCGGAGGACTACAGCACGGTCATCAAGAAGATTGGCGTTGTGGCCAGGAAGAAGGTGATTCCGGAGGAGGTGTTGGGGCGCTCCAAGAGCTGTAGTGACCTCCTGGAGATCTGCACCCTGGAACACTCCCCTCGGCAGAGACGCCGCTTCAGCATCGGTGAACCCGTATTCGTCCGGCCCCCAGAGTCCTTTGCGATGGCGCAGGAGGAGGAGCCGTTGCTTCCTCAGGAGGACGACAGCGATCCGGCGCCCCAGGAGAAACTTCTGGATAAGGTCACCACAGGTGAGGCACAAGAGGGTGGCCGTGTAGACGACCCGAACGAGACCCCCTGTCCTGGCAACTCTCGACACACCTCCAGCACCAGCACAGAAGAGAGTGTCCTGCACCCTAGGGGCGGCTCTACCAGGTTTACCATATCCAAGGTAGTGATGGGAGATGGGAGAAAGGACAATGACGAGAACGGGTGACGCTAGTCATGATCCCGAATGACACAGGAAAGTTTCCGTTTCATATTTTGTGCGTCAAAACAATTTTTGACAAAAAAACGGCAGCTTTGGTACCTCGATAAGCACACACCTGACGGGTATTCAGCAGTTAACCGTTGCAAAGAAACAATGAGCCTCCTATTGAGTTGGCTGTGTTCTTAGAGCTCTCCAAGCTTATTTTCtctttaaattgttttaatgaCACAATTGGAGGATTCTAAAAGTAAGTTGCACTACATCGTTTACATTTTCATATACACTGTTCTCAAACTGTTCGTTTGATTCTACAGAAGTCTTATCTACTACTGTATGAATTCAATGCTTTGTTATAACAAATGTAATGTTTCCAAACCATAAAAAACAATGGTATGTCTTTTTAATATGTCAATTTTCTCAGCGTTATAACAATTATGGCAACATTACATGGTTGTCAAACTGCTTCATCAAGTTTGAAGGGGCACTACTTCAGGTCACAGCAGAGTGCTTTGTGGTAGACCGTCCCAATGAGAAGCTTCCCTCCATAGGGGGCTGCTACGGAGGATCCCATGATCACATGTCCATCGTCAGCGTAAACTTGGGTCACTGTCGGCTTCTCAGAGAGAATATTCTGAATCCGAATGACCTGCAGGAAATATGAAcagaacaaaatacaataaataccCTGATATACAGTAATGCAGGTGGAAGGATTATTGATGCCTGCATAGTGggtaatgtaaaaaatgtattgaGCTTATATGGAGATATGAAAATATCTGATGGTAGTGAAGTTGTGAGAACTTCTCGCCATCCATGTTTTAAAAGCGGTATTGATACATCCTTCTGATTCATGAGGGACAATAATTAATTAATCAATCATTGAAGGGCACTGTATCTTTgtgattttttattttctttccgtagatacgttttaaaaggtttttcacACTTCATTGTGTGGATTGTCAATTGTTCCGTAAGTGCAAATCCAAAGGTGCTCTGAAGGGACATTCTTTCTCTCAGCAATTTAAGTTTGAAACCCAGAAGTTTACGGTTGGGTATAAAAGGGAAGGCAGACCATTGTTCTTTTCTTTTATGACTGATGCTTGTTCTGCCAAGAGGTCCCTCCAGATGTACATTTTCTTTGTCCCTTCAGAGGCCTTGACTATGACGTATTTCCGTCCCCGTCTAAACTTTATCTTATTATAGCACAGTCAGACAGGAAACAAGCATCTACTTTATAACCTGTTTGCCTCAACATCTGTGCTTAATGTAACCTCATGTTGGCCATTCTAATAAACCCATATTCAACGGGTATTCGCACCAGGTCAGAGTAGAGATATACACTGACCTCAGATCCAGGTCAGAGGAGAGATATACACTGACCTCAGATCCAGGTGGATCTTCAAGGTCCACAGTATTTTTGAGCTTTGCTCCATTCGGGTGACAGCCCAGCCATAAATCACCCATGTCGTAATCCACCTCAATGTTGTCACAGAGGGACCCCACAGCTACAGACTGTAAAATACATCCGAAAAAGTGAGTGAAATACAGCTCTTTAATGGATAATAATCATTGGCCCAATTTcacagacatggattaagccgaGTCCTAAAGCAAGAGAAAAATTCAAGTAAGATCTCCATTGAAACTGTTTTTAATCTAGGACTGTAATAATATAATCCATAATCTAATAAATTACCTTTATATAAACCAAGCCTTCTCCTCTGCGCCTCTCAAAAACCTCAATTTCATGGTCCAAAATATCTGATACATATAGATACCTAAAACAAATAAGCatatacattttgtttttgcaCACTATTGGGAAGGAGctgaatacatttacaaaaaaTGAAACAAGTTACATCTAATAAAATGTTTACCAAAACAAAAAGGAACCTCTTATCTGGTGAAATGTTGATGCCATTTGCAGACAGAAAGCCATCCCTAACTACTTTGACCTCTTGAGGACTGTAATAAATGACATTACACCATGGCAGGCCGAGGATAACAGTCAACATGTGTAACAGTTCGTTGGGAAAAGAGTGATCATTTGTAGCATAGAAGCTCTCTGGTCCCACAGCAACTATGTCATTTACactgaaagagaggaaaaatgaAGGGGAAACAAAGTATTtagtcaaacaaaaacaaaacacctcTCGATTATGGGCCATAAGAGATTTGACATACCTATGAAGAAGGTCATGCCTAATTGTTTTCAGGTGCACaattgcattttcttcctcaacaAACCGAAAGATATCTACCTGGCTGTCACCAATCACCTGAGTAGGGTGATTGACGACAAACAGCAACACAGATTTatctgtaaaaacaaaatattgaCACTTAAATGTCTGCTCGCTAGGCTTTTCCCTGGTGTCTGGAAGAGGTACAGCTCTGAATTCATTTATTCCATGATACATGGAAACTGGAGTTTAATATAAGTGATTTGGAGAGACAACAGCAAAATGAGAGAGTACAGATAAGGATTTCCCACAGGTTCTGGTTTGGTGTGTACAATATAGTACATACCTCCGCATGACCATATGTATTCATGCTACATTAGGTTTGCTACTCAATTTCATATTATTCTGTGTAGTGACCAAGTAATTCTATGAACCCAAAAACCCTACACACTCCAATATAATCTGATCAAGAATGTGGAGATTTAGGGCAACGTCTAATTTGTAATCTACAGAATTGCTGTGCTGCGTTCTCCCCTTTGAGTTTGGTTGTCTTCGCTTCAAAATCACCAACATCTTTATTGTAATTATTGTACGTGTGTTACCGGTTTCATCAGTGAAAATGCTGATGCCGTGGGGGTTGAAGGAGTCACTGTCCAGATCTCCTTTGATTTGCAGCTCCACAGGGGTCAGTCTGGGATCTAGCAAGTCCAGGGTGTAGATCTTTCCTGGCCCTTCCGATTGTGGCAAACCAGGATAGTTCAGACCCTGGGTGGAAAGGATTGGACACGTGAGGCAACGGCAGCAGTGGATTTTGCACAAATGTAAAACTGGAAAATCACCATGCTACAACTAATTCATGTTTAAAGATGTATGCTTGTGAACACATGAACAATTAACATTGTTTACTACTAGCTTTCACCCAGGCAGATCCATGGGAATGACTTACTGTGCTTATGATAGCCAGTCCATCTCGGAGAATACTGAGGTCTTCTGAACCATAGTCTATACAATGAGAGCAGATCCCACATTACCAAATATACACTAAAAACCCTGCAGATTTGTAGGCTGTCTGAAGCCAAATATGATGTTCCCTTTTGACATGTGGCATTCATTACTATCTTAATTGCTTGGACTTTTGACTCCATATTTTGCAACTCATAACAGCACACCCTAATTTTGAAATGTACTATAAATATTACATACCATCTGAACATGACAACAGTAGTCTTACTCACCTCAGTTACAAAAGTGAACTGTTTTCAACATTCATTCTATTTGTACCAAATATGTACATACCAATATGCTTCAACAGTTGACAATTGGGAAGGTGTTTTAGTGGAATTTCTCTTGAGTAAAGGCTAATTTCCCTGCAAAGGAAACCAACACAATATAATTCTGAAGTAAAAGGTGATAACGTGTGACACGTAAACATGTGAAACGTAACTTACATCAGTTTAAGAATACGTTGTCCAATTATTACTGCAAAAGCAGCAACACAAACTGCCACCAACAGCCGATTCATAGCTGTGAAGACTTCCAAGCAACCCCTGGTCAAAGATTACGCGAGGTAAACAGGAGGCGTGGCTTCTATTTATAAAGTTCATGGTTGCTGAAACTGCAGTTGCAGAGTTGAGCCAAAGTAGACGCCGTTTCACCAAACACCACTGCTTTTAAAATGACTGTACTGAGAAGGTAACACGGCAAggatttattaatttattatcTATTATCA comes from Hypomesus transpacificus isolate Combined female chromosome 2, fHypTra1, whole genome shotgun sequence and encodes:
- the LOC124473015 gene encoding potassium channel subfamily K member 5-like; this translates as MADDKGPFLTSCIIFYLSIGAALFQILEQPNWKLATLEYKNEKDRILNTYRCLQKEDLDEILRVVSQAAGQGVTLTGEKNYENWDWGNSVIFAATIITTIGYGNVAPKTAGGRVFCILYGLFGIPLCLTWISELGSFFGYRAKRLSQVLIRKGQSVKMVQITCTMVFLLWGLLFHLVLPPLVFRSFEGWTYLEGLYFSFITLTTVGFGDYVAGVNPSIDYPRLYRVGVELWMYMGLAWLSLFFSWNVHMVVEVHKVFKKRRQRHRLPPDQRHHPEKDKQITPLQRPMAIDIFNFLSEREAEDYSTVIKKIGVVARKKVIPEEVLGRSKSCSDLLEICTLEHSPRQRRRFSIGEPVFVRPPESFAMAQEEEPLLPQEDDSDPAPQEKLLDKVTTGEAQEGGRVDDPNETPCPGNSRHTSSTSTEESVLHPRGGSTRFTISKVVMGDGRKDNDENG
- the LOC124473030 gene encoding serum paraoxonase/arylesterase 2-like isoform X2 is translated as MNRLLVAVCVAAFAVIIGQRILKLMEISLYSREIPLKHLPNCQLLKHIDYGSEDLSILRDGLAIISTGLNYPGLPQSEGPGKIYTLDLLDPRLTPVELQIKGDLDSDSFNPHGISIFTDETDKSVLLFVVNHPTQVIGDSQVDIFRFVEEENAIVHLKTIRHDLLHSVNDIVAVGPESFYATNDHSFPNELLHMLTVILGLPWCNVIYYSPQEVKVVRDGFLSANGINISPDKRYLYVSDILDHEIEVFERRRGEGLVYIKSVAVGSLCDNIEVDYDMGDLWLGCHPNGAKLKNTVDLEDPPGSEVIRIQNILSEKPTVTQVYADDGHVIMGSSVAAPYGGKLLIGTVYHKALCCDLK
- the LOC124473030 gene encoding serum paraoxonase/arylesterase 2-like isoform X1; the encoded protein is MNRLLVAVCVAAFAVIIGQRILKLMEISLYSREIPLKHLPNCQLLKHIDYGSEDLSILRDGLAIISTGLNYPGLPQSEGPGKIYTLDLLDPRLTPVELQIKGDLDSDSFNPHGISIFTDETDKSVLLFVVNHPTQVIGDSQVDIFRFVEEENAIVHLKTIRHDLLHRYVKSLMAHNREVFCFCLTKYFVSPSFFLSFSVNDIVAVGPESFYATNDHSFPNELLHMLTVILGLPWCNVIYYSPQEVKVVRDGFLSANGINISPDKRYLYVSDILDHEIEVFERRRGEGLVYIKSVAVGSLCDNIEVDYDMGDLWLGCHPNGAKLKNTVDLEDPPGSEVIRIQNILSEKPTVTQVYADDGHVIMGSSVAAPYGGKLLIGTVYHKALCCDLK